A genomic region of Nostoc sp. UHCC 0702 contains the following coding sequences:
- a CDS encoding ribonucleoside-triphosphate reductase: MVRELERKRQSTQFPETAPAANPVFFRTYSRRTKAGMRETWDEVCDRTLQGLIELGKLRPDEVAILEEMQKNLKALPSGRWLWVGGTDWIAKPKNFSGAYNCTSTNLQDWKAFGLMMDLAMMGCVRFVG; this comes from the coding sequence ATGGTTCGAGAGCTTGAAAGAAAACGTCAGAGTACACAGTTTCCAGAAACTGCACCTGCTGCCAATCCCGTATTTTTTAGAACTTATAGTCGCCGTACAAAGGCAGGGATGAGGGAAACATGGGATGAGGTATGCGATCGCACTCTCCAAGGCTTGATAGAGTTGGGTAAGCTACGCCCAGATGAAGTAGCCATCCTGGAGGAAATGCAAAAAAATCTCAAAGCTTTACCCAGTGGCCGCTGGTTATGGGTTGGCGGTACAGATTGGATAGCTAAACCAAAAAACTTTTCCGGGGCTTATAATTGCACTTCTACCAACCTCCAAGACTGGAAAGCCTTCGGGTTAATGATGGATCTTGCAATGATGGGCTGTGTGCGATTCGTTGGCTAG
- a CDS encoding Uma2 family endonuclease, with the protein MLEYNPLACLPSSEELPDSDDTPVDNELQDLIPGLLKALLAIAWAERMDWFFGVDMGIYYDPDLPAIVPDGFLSLGVERFYDEDLRPSYVLWEEKKVPILVLEVVSQNYRGEYSTKKAEYARLGILYYVVYNPFRRRKPRLEVYKLVNNIYELHDGNPVWLPEIGLGIGIERGTYLGIPREWMYWYNQQGQRFLTSQEKAQQAEQKAQQAEQKAQQAEQKAQQAEQKAQQAEQKAQQAQQETQLLRERLRSLGIDPDSLT; encoded by the coding sequence ATGTTAGAGTACAATCCATTGGCTTGCTTGCCCTCTTCTGAGGAACTGCCCGACTCTGACGATACACCTGTGGATAATGAATTACAAGACTTGATTCCCGGTTTACTTAAAGCGCTTCTGGCAATAGCTTGGGCAGAACGCATGGATTGGTTTTTTGGTGTAGATATGGGTATTTATTATGACCCAGATTTACCAGCAATAGTCCCAGATGGATTTTTGAGTTTGGGGGTAGAGCGATTTTATGATGAAGACCTCCGCCCCAGTTATGTGCTTTGGGAAGAGAAGAAAGTACCTATATTAGTGTTGGAAGTTGTATCTCAAAACTACCGTGGTGAGTACTCAACTAAGAAAGCAGAGTATGCAAGATTGGGAATTTTGTATTATGTAGTTTACAACCCATTTCGTCGCCGCAAGCCACGTTTAGAAGTTTATAAATTAGTTAACAATATTTATGAATTACATGATGGGAATCCAGTTTGGTTGCCAGAAATAGGTTTAGGAATTGGCATCGAACGAGGAACTTATCTAGGTATACCACGGGAATGGATGTATTGGTATAACCAACAAGGACAACGGTTTTTAACATCACAAGAAAAAGCTCAACAAGCAGAACAAAAAGCTCAACAAGCAGAACAAAAAGCTCAACAAGCAGAACAAAAGGCTCAACAAGCAGAACAAAAAGCTCAACAAGCAGAACAAAAAGCTCAACAAGCACAGCAAGAAACCCAATTATTACGAGAACGGTTGCGATCGCTCGGCATAGATCCTGATTCTTTGACCTAA
- a CDS encoding Uma2 family endonuclease, which translates to MVNYDPSVRLPSSKELPDSDDTPVDNELQKSIPDLLRSVLAMAWAERMDWFFGIRMGIYYDPGLPAIVPDAFLSLGVKRFYDENLRPSYVLWEEKKLPILVLEVVSQIDRGEYSTKKAEYAKLGFLYYVVYNPFRCDKPRLEVYKLVNNAYELHDGDRVWLPEIGLAIGIERGTYLGISREWMYWYNQQGQRFLTPEEQMKQAQQQALQAQQVLQAQRETQLLRERLRSLGIDPDSLT; encoded by the coding sequence ATGGTAAATTACGATCCATCAGTTCGTTTGCCCTCTTCAAAAGAACTACCTGACTCTGACGATACCCCAGTAGATAACGAATTACAAAAATCAATTCCCGATTTACTCAGAAGCGTATTAGCAATGGCTTGGGCAGAACGCATGGATTGGTTTTTTGGTATTCGCATGGGTATTTATTACGACCCAGGTTTACCAGCGATAGTCCCAGATGCGTTTTTGAGTCTGGGCGTTAAGCGATTTTATGATGAAAATCTCCGTCCCAGTTATGTGCTTTGGGAAGAAAAGAAACTACCGATATTAGTACTTGAGGTGGTATCTCAGATAGATCGCGGTGAGTACTCGACTAAAAAAGCAGAGTATGCAAAATTGGGGTTTTTGTATTATGTAGTTTACAACCCATTTCGTTGCGACAAGCCACGTTTAGAAGTTTACAAATTAGTTAATAATGCTTATGAATTACATGATGGCGATCGCGTTTGGTTGCCAGAGATAGGTTTAGCAATTGGCATAGAACGAGGAACTTATCTAGGCATATCACGGGAATGGATGTATTGGTATAACCAACAAGGACAACGGTTTTTAACACCAGAAGAACAGATGAAACAAGCTCAACAACAAGCCCTCCAAGCGCAACAAGTTCTGCAAGCACAGCGAGAAACCCAATTATTACGAGAACGATTGCGATCGCTCGGCATAGATCCTGATTCTCTCACCTGA
- a CDS encoding tetratricopeptide repeat protein, with amino-acid sequence MSTTGYAYALYNQSLEINEHIGNVQGKAATLNNLGYIYADKGEVDEAIALFNQSLEIEQSICNVQGKAMTLWCLEYLAEQHGKYTKAISYLQPALEILQRLNSPHAESVSASLDRVMRNA; translated from the coding sequence ATGTCTACGACGGGCTACGCCTACGCGCTCTACAATCAGTCTTTGGAAATAAATGAACACATCGGTAATGTCCAAGGCAAAGCGGCGACGTTGAACAATCTGGGATATATCTACGCCGACAAAGGGGAAGTGGATGAAGCGATCGCACTTTTCAATCAGTCTTTAGAAATAGAACAAAGCATTTGTAATGTCCAAGGCAAAGCAATGACTCTGTGGTGCTTAGAATATTTGGCAGAACAACACGGTAAATACACTAAAGCGATATCCTATTTGCAACCAGCTTTAGAGATTTTGCAGCGATTGAACTCACCACACGCTGAAAGTGTGAGTGCAAGTCTTGATAGGGTAATGCGTAATGCGTAA
- a CDS encoding AbrB/MazE/SpoVT family DNA-binding domain-containing protein, producing MEVIKLGKTGQVSIPQAILNRLGLDGETMLLVETTADGGILLRPAGVYPIEIYTDERIEEFQIADRLTDEEAKQLQRQLQDAE from the coding sequence ATGGAAGTCATCAAGCTAGGAAAAACAGGTCAAGTCTCTATTCCCCAAGCAATTCTTAATCGTCTAGGGTTGGATGGGGAAACTATGCTACTGGTGGAAACTACTGCTGATGGTGGAATTTTACTACGTCCTGCTGGAGTGTATCCGATTGAGATATATACAGACGAACGAATCGAGGAGTTTCAGATAGCCGATCGCTTAACTGACGAAGAAGCTAAACAACTTCAGCGACAGCTTCAAGATGCTGAATAG
- a CDS encoding putative toxin-antitoxin system toxin component, PIN family, which produces MRLFLDANVIFAAAISPDGRCSALFKLASAGYCALLTSPHALEETRRNITAKYPQALTRLERDLIPKLTIVGEAPIARVNWAMEMGLPLKDAPILATAVESRADLLVTGDKTHFGSFYGQELEGVTVVDMREAMSTTGYAYALLDREF; this is translated from the coding sequence ATGCGCTTATTCCTGGATGCTAATGTTATCTTTGCAGCAGCTATTAGTCCTGATGGTCGCTGTAGTGCATTGTTTAAGTTAGCTTCTGCTGGGTATTGTGCTTTGCTAACTTCGCCTCATGCTTTGGAAGAAACACGGCGTAATATTACAGCTAAATATCCCCAAGCTTTAACACGATTGGAGCGAGATTTAATCCCCAAACTAACTATAGTTGGAGAAGCACCAATTGCACGAGTCAATTGGGCAATGGAGATGGGACTACCTTTGAAAGATGCTCCCATTTTAGCGACAGCAGTAGAGAGTAGAGCAGACCTTTTGGTAACAGGTGATAAGACACATTTTGGTTCATTTTATGGTCAGGAATTAGAGGGAGTAACGGTGGTAGATATGCGAGAGGCGATGTCTACGACGGGCTACGCCTACGCACTTCTGGACAGAGAATTTTGA
- a CDS encoding DUF4258 domain-containing protein — protein sequence MYCQNLIFSRHAIQQMFYRRISKQEVESVVGYGEIIEETPDDQPFPSYLLFDFVGSKPIHVVFSYDESTDTGYVVTAYTPDANIWSDDFKTRR from the coding sequence ATGTATTGTCAAAATCTAATTTTTTCTCGTCATGCTATTCAACAAATGTTTTATCGTCGCATCAGTAAGCAAGAAGTAGAATCAGTGGTAGGTTATGGAGAAATAATAGAAGAAACTCCTGATGATCAGCCATTTCCTAGTTATCTCCTATTTGATTTCGTGGGAAGTAAACCAATTCATGTTGTATTTTCTTATGATGAATCTACAGATACAGGATATGTAGTGACAGCTTATACTCCTGATGCAAATATTTGGTCAGATGATTTTAAAACTAGGAGGTAA
- a CDS encoding type II toxin-antitoxin system MqsA family antitoxin: MKCVICKHGKTKPGLVTVTLERDESIVVIKKVPAEICDNCGEYYLSDVITEQVLNRAEVAVSNGAEVEIIRYAA; this comes from the coding sequence ATGAAATGCGTTATTTGTAAACATGGAAAAACTAAACCGGGCTTAGTGACGGTGACTTTAGAAAGAGACGAATCTATTGTGGTGATTAAAAAAGTCCCAGCAGAAATTTGTGATAATTGTGGTGAGTATTATCTAAGTGATGTTATTACTGAACAAGTGCTAAATAGGGCAGAAGTTGCTGTGAGTAATGGCGCAGAAGTTGAGATTATTAGATATGCAGCGTAG
- a CDS encoding DUF2281 domain-containing protein, which produces MTIEQTVLQTFRELPPDKQQEVLDFIQFLKYKLSVQKPFSISEHQKRLRESKDITDFWSALQDFRQRVDLESIDDDTFENIRDKSPGREVNL; this is translated from the coding sequence ATGACTATTGAACAAACAGTTCTACAAACATTCCGAGAATTACCACCAGATAAACAGCAAGAAGTTTTAGACTTTATTCAATTTCTCAAATATAAATTATCAGTTCAAAAACCATTTTCTATATCTGAACATCAAAAAAGGTTAAGAGAAAGTAAAGACATTACTGATTTTTGGTCAGCTTTACAAGACTTTAGACAAAGGGTTGATTTAGAAAGTATTGATGATGACACTTTTGAAAATATAAGGGATAAGTCACCAGGAAGAGAAGTTAATTTATGA
- a CDS encoding type II toxin-antitoxin system VapC family toxin, with protein sequence MSLNYLLDTNILSEAKRPHPNEKVMEKLRLYRQETATAILVIHEMLYGCFRLPISKKRQDIEDYINNVILAEIPLFDYDLKSAQYHAQERARLSKIGKNTGFIDGQIASIAVTNNFILVTNNVADFQDFDGINIENWFIN encoded by the coding sequence ATGAGTCTAAATTATTTACTAGATACTAATATTTTGTCGGAGGCTAAACGACCTCATCCCAACGAGAAAGTAATGGAAAAGCTAAGGTTATATAGACAAGAAACAGCCACAGCTATCCTAGTTATCCATGAAATGTTATATGGTTGTTTCCGTCTTCCTATTTCTAAAAAACGTCAAGATATAGAGGATTATATCAACAACGTAATTTTAGCAGAAATCCCTTTATTTGATTACGATCTAAAATCTGCACAATATCATGCTCAGGAAAGAGCTAGATTATCAAAAATTGGTAAAAATACTGGATTTATTGATGGGCAAATTGCGAGTATTGCAGTTACAAATAACTTTATTTTAGTAACGAATAATGTAGCAGATTTTCAAGATTTTGATGGTATAAACATAGAAAATTGGTTCATTAATTAA